From a region of the Alnus glutinosa chromosome 1, dhAlnGlut1.1, whole genome shotgun sequence genome:
- the LOC133858633 gene encoding lignin-forming anionic peroxidase-like: MAAPMVKKSWTRNSFNVAAVLLMLLFLSTDCKAHLSPKFYDNTCPNALSTIRTAIRTAVSSERRMAASLVRLHFHDCFVQGCDASILLKDAERNALQNKDSVRGYEVIDSAKAEVEKTCPGVVSCADILALAARDASVAVGGPSWTVKLGRRDSTTASLTLAERELPTAADNLDKLISNFAGKGLSARDMVALSGSHTLGQARCTTFRDRIYDDESDIDAGFANTRKRRCPVTGGDQNLAALDLVTPNSFDNNYFKNLIQKKGLLASDQVLFSGGSTDNVVSEYSRSPATFKSDFASAMIKMSEIEPLTGSAGQIRRICSAVN, encoded by the exons ATGGCAGCACCAATGGTTAAAAAGAGTTGGACGAGAAATTCTTTCAACGTTGCAGCTGTTTTGCTTATGTTGCTGTTTTTGAGCACCGATTGCAAAGCCCATCTGTCTCCTAAGTTTTATGACAACACGTGTCCGAATGCACTGAGCACTATTCGGACTGCTATTAGAACAGCAGTTTCAAGCGAACGTCGGATGGCGGCATCTCTTGTTCGTCTCCATTTCCATGATTGTTTCGTGCAGGGCTGTGATGCATCGATTCTACTGAAGGACGCCGAAAGAAACGCATTGCAAAATAAGGATTCTGTAAGAGGTTATGAAGTCATTGACAGTGCCAAAGCTGAGGTAGAGAAGACATGCCCTGGAGTTGTATCCTGCGCAGATATTCTTGCGCTGGCAGCACGAGACGCATCAGTTGCT GTGGGTGGCCCATCCTGGACGGTGAAGCTCGGAAGAAGGGATTCCACCACTGCAAGCTTAACTCTAGCCGAGAGAGAACTTCCAACTGCTGCAGACAACCTAGACAAACTTATTTCTAACTTTGCTGGCAAAGGCCTTAGTGCAAGAGATATGGTCGCTTTATCAG GTTCCCACACACTAGGGCAAGCACGATGCACCACATTTCGAGACCGGATATACGACGACGAGAGTGACATTGATGCCGGATTTGCCAACACTCGCAAGCGCCGTTGTCCAGTTACGGGTGGTGATCAAAACTTGGCAGCGTTGGATTTGGTGACACCAAATTCTTTTGATAACAACTACTTCAAGAATTTAATTCAAAAGAAAGGTCTCCTTGCATCAGATCAAGTCCTCTTTAGTGGAGGGTCGACAGACAATGTTGTTTCAGAATATAGTAGAAGCCCTGCCACTTTTAAGTCTGATTTTGCCTCTGCCATGATCAAAATGAGTGAAATTGAACCTCTCACTGGCTCAGCTGGGCAGATAAGAAGGATTTGCAGTGCTGTCAACTAG
- the LOC133858634 gene encoding lignin-forming anionic peroxidase-like, protein MAAPMVKKSWMRNSFNIAAVVLMLLFFSTNCEAHLSPKFYDNTCPNALSTIRTAIRTAVSRERRMAASLVRLHFHDCFVQGCDASILLKDAERNALQNKDSVRGYEVIDSAKAEVEKTCPGVVSCADILALAARDASVAVGGPSWTVKLGRRDSTTASLTLAERELPTAADSLDKLISNFAGKGLSARDMVALSGSHTLGQARCITFRNRIYDDESDIDAGFTSTRKRRCPVTGGDQNLAALDLVTPNSFDNNYFKNLIQKKGLLPSDQILFSGGSTDSVVSEYSRSPATFKSDFASAMIKMSEIEPLTGSAGQIRRICSAAN, encoded by the exons ATGGCAGCACCAATGGTTAAAAAGAGTTGGATGAGAAATTCTTTCAACATTGCAGCTGTTGTGCTTATGTTGCTGTTTTTCAGCACCAATTGCGAGGCGCATCTGTCTCCAAAGTTTTATGACAACACGTGTCCGAATGCACTGAGCACTATTCGGACTGCTATTAGAACAGCAGTTTCACGCGAACGTCGGATGGCGGCATCTCTTGTTCGTCTCCATTTCCATGATTGTTTCGTGCAGGGCTGTGATGCATCGATTCTACTGAAGGACGCCGAAAGAAACGCATTGCAAAATAAGGATTCTGTAAGAGGTTATGAAGTCATTGACAGTGCCAAAGCTGAGGTAGAGAAGACATGCCCTGGAGTTGTATCCTGCGCAGATATTCTTGCGCTGGCAGCACGAGACGCATCAGTTGCT GTGGGTGGCCCATCTTGGACAGTGAAGCTCGGAAGAAGAGATTCCACAACTGCAAGCTTAACACTAGCCGAGAGAGAACTTCCAACTGCCGCAGACAGCCTTGACAAACTTATTTCTAACTTTGCTGGCAAAGGCCTTAGTGCAAGAGATATGGTCGCTTTGTCAG GTTCCCACACACTAGGGCAAGCTCGATGCATCACATTTCGAAACCGGATATACGACGACGAGAGTGACATTGATGCTGGATTTACTAGCACTCGCAAGCGTCGTTGTCCTGTTACTGGTGGCGATCAAAACTTGGCAGCGCTGGACTTGGTGACACCAAATTCTTTTGACAACAACTACTTCAAGAATTTAATTCAAAAGAAGGGTCTCCTTCCATCAGATCAAATCCTCTTTAGTGGAGGGTCGACAGACAGTGTTGTTTCGGAATATAGTAGAAGCCCTGCTACTTTTAAGTCTGATTTTGCCTCTGCCATGATTAAAATGAGTGAAATTGAACCTCTCACTGGCTCAGCTGGGCAGATAAGAAGGATCTGTAGTGCTGCCAACTAG
- the LOC133858635 gene encoding lignin-forming anionic peroxidase-like, which yields MAAPMVKKSWMRNSFNIAAVVLMLLFLGTDCEAHLSPKFYDNTCPNALSTIRTAIRTAVSRERRMAASLVRLHFHDCFVQGCDASILLKDAERNAFQNKDSVRGYEVIDSAKAEVEKTCPGVVSCADILALAARDASVAVGGPSWTVKLGRRDSTTASLTLAERELPTAADSLDKLISNFAGKGLSARDMVALSGSHTLGQARCITFRNRIYDDESDIDAGFASTRKRRCPVTGGDQNLAALDLATPNSFDNNYFKNLIQKKGLLASDQVLFSGGSTDSVVSEYSRSPATFKSDFASAMIKMSEIEPLIGSAGQIRRICSAAN from the exons ATGGCAGCACCAATGGTTAAAAAGAGTTGGATGAGAAATTCTTTCAACATTGCAGCTGTTGTGCTTATGTTGCTGTTTTTGGGCACCGATTGCGAGGCGCATCTGTCTCCAAAGTTTTATGACAACACGTGTCCGAATGCACTGAGCACTATTCGGACTGCTATTAGAACAGCAGTTTCACGCGAACGTCGGATGGCGGCATCTCTTGTTCGTCTCCATTTCCATGATTGTTTCGTGCAGGGCTGTGATGCATCGATTCTACTGAAGGACGCCGAAAGAAACGCATTCCAAAATAAGGATTCTGTAAGAGGTTATGAAGTCATTGACAGTGCCAAAGCTGAGGTAGAGAAGACATGCCCTGGAGTTGTATCCTGCGCAGATATTCTTGCGCTGGCAGCACGAGACGCATCAGTTGCT GTGGGTGGCCCATCTTGGACAGTGAAGCTCGGAAGAAGAGATTCCACAACTGCAAGCTTAACACTAGCCGAGAGAGAACTTCCAACTGCCGCAGACAGCCTTGACAAACTTATTTCTAACTTTGCTGGCAAAGGCCTTAGTGCAAGAGATATGGTCGCTTTGTCAG GTTCCCACACACTAGGGCAAGCTCGATGCATCACATTTCGAAACCGGATATACGACGACGAGAGTGACATTGATGCTGGATTTGCTAGCACTCGCAAGCGTCGTTGTCCTGTTACTGGTGGCGATCAAAACTTGGCAGCGCTAGACTTGGCGACACCAAATTCTTTTGACAACAACTACTTCAAGAATTTAATTCAAAAGAAGGGCCTCCTTGCATCAGATCAAGTCCTCTTTAGTGGAGGGTCGACAGACAGTGTTGTTTCGGAATATAGTAGAAGCCCTGCTACTTTTAAGTCTGATTTTGCCTCTGCCATGATTAAAATGAGTGAAATTGAACCTCTCATTGGCTCAGCTGGGCAGATAAGAAGGATCTGTAGTGCTGCCAACTAG
- the LOC133875997 gene encoding lignin-forming anionic peroxidase-like: MTAAMVNKSWMRNSFIVMLLFLSTDCEAHLSPKFYDSTCPNALSTIRTAIRTAVSRERRMAASLVRLHFHDCFVQGCDASILLKDAERNAFQNKDSVRGYEVIDSAKAEVEKTCPGVVSCADILALAARDASVAVGGPSWTVKLGRRDSTTASLTLAERELPTAADSLDKLISNFAGKGLTARDMVALSGSHTLGQARCITFRNRIYDDESDIDAGFASTRKRRCPVTGGDQNLAALDLVTPNSFDNNYFKNLIQKKGLLASDQILFSGGSTDSVVSEYSRSPATFKSDFASAMIKMSEIEPLTGSAGQIRRICSVVN, from the exons ATGACAGCAGCAATGGTTAACAAGAGTTGGATGAGAAATTCCTTCATAGTTATGTTGCTGTTTTTGAGCACCGATTGCGAAGCGCATCTGTCTCCAAAGTTTTATGACAGCACGTGTCCGAATGCACTGAGCACTATTCGGACTGCTATTAGAACAGCAGTTTCACGCGAACGTCGGATGGCGGCATCTCTTGTTCGTCTCCATTTCCATGATTGTTTCGTGCAGGGCTGTGATGCATCGATTCTACTGAAGGACGCCGAAAGAAACGCATTTCAAAATAAGGATTCTGTAAGAGGTTATGAAGTCATTGACAGTGCCAAAGCTGAGGTAGAGAAGACATGCCCTGGAGTTGTATCCTGCGCAGATATTCTTGCGCTGGCAGCACGAGACGCATCAGTTGCT GTGGGTGGCCCATCTTGGACAGTGAAGCTCGGAAGAAGAGATTCCACCACTGCAAGCTTAACTCTAGCCGAGAGAGAACTTCCAACTGCTGCAGACAGCCTTGACAAACTTATTTCTAACTTTGCTGGCAAAGGCCTTACTGCAAGAGATATGGTCGCTTTGTCAG GTTCCCACACATTAGGGCAAGCTCGATGCATCACATTTCGAAACCGGATATACGACGACGAGAGTGACATTGATGCTGGATTTGCTAGCACTCGCAAGCGTCGTTGTCCTGTTACTGGTGGCGATCAAAACTTGGCAGCGTTGGACTTGGTGACACCAAATTCTTTTGACAACAACTACTTCAAGAATTTAATTCAAAAGAAGGGTCTCCTTGCATCAGATCAAATCCTCTTTAGTGGAGGGTCAACAGACAGTGTTGTTTCGGAATATAGTAGAAGCCCTGCTACTTTCAAGTCTGATTTTGCCTCTGCCATGATTAAAATGAGTGAAATTGAACCTCTCACTGGCTCAGCTGGGCAGATAAGAAGGATCTGCAGTGTTGTCAACTAA